The following proteins are co-located in the Leptospira weilii genome:
- a CDS encoding alpha/beta fold hydrolase, with amino-acid sequence MGEIESGFFQSGGYNLSYKIHKNEKKHSILLFHGFQDASDTFLYQFPFLTKHFDIYRFDYRGHGDSEWLREGNYHFIQTLVDVKTFVSKFLPEKFHILGHSMGGGIGARFAGIYPEKILSLVCLEGFMSIQNPEFEKKRLKAWLDTLENNEVGTRERKNKSFSNLDELTIRLKPVYPRLDPKKVRDLATYLSKKTDTGFQWKNDPLYKRGFPFIFSPYLTRHLWECISSPTLIIYGKETHLMPENREEILSHFRHLEYVEMENAGHNMHHDQPEKLEELLNEFYAKHDFLSK; translated from the coding sequence ATGGGTGAGATAGAAAGCGGTTTTTTTCAATCTGGAGGATATAATCTTTCTTATAAAATTCATAAAAACGAAAAGAAACATTCGATACTTTTATTTCACGGATTTCAAGATGCATCGGATACGTTTCTCTATCAGTTTCCGTTTTTAACCAAACATTTCGATATTTATCGATTCGATTATAGAGGTCATGGGGATTCCGAATGGCTTCGGGAGGGGAACTATCACTTCATCCAAACTCTCGTGGATGTAAAGACGTTCGTTTCCAAATTTCTTCCCGAAAAGTTTCATATCTTAGGTCATTCGATGGGGGGAGGAATCGGAGCAAGATTTGCGGGAATTTATCCGGAGAAGATTTTAAGTCTGGTTTGTCTGGAAGGTTTTATGTCGATTCAAAATCCGGAGTTTGAAAAGAAACGTCTGAAAGCTTGGTTAGATACGCTCGAGAACAACGAAGTTGGGACTAGGGAAAGAAAGAATAAAAGTTTTTCGAATTTAGACGAATTGACAATTCGTTTGAAACCCGTTTATCCTAGATTGGATCCGAAAAAAGTTCGAGATTTGGCGACTTATCTTTCTAAAAAGACGGATACCGGATTTCAATGGAAAAACGATCCTCTTTACAAAAGAGGATTCCCTTTCATCTTTTCTCCGTATCTGACTCGTCATCTCTGGGAGTGTATTTCTTCTCCGACACTTATTATTTACGGAAAAGAAACGCATCTCATGCCTGAAAATAGGGAAGAAATCCTTTCCCATTTTAGACATCTAGAATATGTCGAAATGGAAAACGCGGGTCACAATATGCACCACGACCAACCCGAAAAACTGGAAGAATTGTTAAACGAATTCTACGCCAAACACGATTTTCTTTCTAAGTAG
- a CDS encoding LA_0442/LA_0875 N-terminal domain-containing protein codes for MDFLQNRMIFPFRSIVILFMFSSFSLWSAQTILLKDGTSIKGKVTVQNEKIITIRMENGSVQTLSKNGVLKVIYKDVSEEEAKQIRKKEEAKTREFKSTGDKKKIKKDTILSKSEIRNFRTRSRWDLIWRSAVLPGWGHYKINHKKIGIFYGALFWGGIVLTVLSTEEIERKKSEYKDAALVGQISENLLIREAILNGKRSEYKKSVDEYENIVTGTVLIYFIQLTHSYFTGVNWEKEKIVAPGGAILRKGIQLDSMRETNFLNSKMTDWRAEVRYNWFF; via the coding sequence ATGGATTTTTTACAGAATAGAATGATTTTCCCATTCCGATCGATTGTAATCCTTTTTATGTTCTCTTCGTTTTCTCTTTGGAGTGCGCAGACGATTCTTTTAAAAGATGGAACCTCGATTAAAGGTAAAGTTACTGTTCAAAACGAAAAAATCATAACAATTCGTATGGAAAATGGAAGCGTTCAGACCTTATCTAAAAATGGAGTTCTCAAGGTAATTTACAAAGACGTAAGCGAAGAGGAAGCCAAGCAAATCCGTAAGAAAGAAGAAGCTAAGACCCGGGAATTTAAATCGACAGGCGATAAAAAAAAAATCAAAAAAGATACGATTCTATCTAAATCGGAAATACGGAATTTTAGGACGAGAAGTCGTTGGGATCTAATTTGGAGATCGGCCGTTCTTCCCGGTTGGGGACATTATAAAATAAATCACAAAAAAATCGGTATATTTTACGGGGCGCTTTTTTGGGGAGGAATTGTACTGACCGTACTTTCCACCGAAGAAATCGAGAGAAAAAAATCCGAATATAAAGATGCCGCGCTTGTCGGGCAAATCAGTGAAAATCTTCTGATCAGAGAAGCGATTCTAAATGGGAAACGCTCCGAGTATAAGAAGTCGGTTGATGAATATGAAAATATTGTGACCGGAACCGTCCTGATTTATTTCATCCAGCTAACACATTCTTATTTTACGGGCGTAAATTGGGAAAAGGAAAAAATCGTTGCTCCAGGCGGGGCAATTCTTCGCAAAGGAATCCAATTGGATTCCATGAGAGAGACTAACTTTCTAAACTCGAAGATGACGGATTGGAGAGCGGAAGTTCGATATAACTGGTTTTTTTAG
- a CDS encoding LIC11996 family lipoprotein — protein MKKYYFILMLLAFLNCYKFEESPFDSVGIFSLIRAFLSSSKEGYTNFMMNRHSAFRKANTDTYVSYIRRNFGYSDNPKNRIDLIVANENSTDMIPTNIPMVGNQVASMIGYGYNPANTNNKYSILFEVKSADTSGASTYEYYYWAGFALPQSGNRMTFAKVFPAISGEKIVGFGAYNVGVVEKGVFCEQPISTNATTCYNVDSDFTNRITIPGPISTNCTYVAHNNAVGWCVDSISGASYLFYVTDGTATAFGINPVALVANYKSAPFDTFAGTNHFDIQPDLIQSHYIEHTNDSIRITTTPGDITSLGPLTSPGNSNQQVVSATSLLATDVIEFVRSFNVGPVTFLSFVAIPSAKITPSTYLYRSADVGVSWTRISQEGLALPAPQYDTDPVPSYTAALGVFGTNSGTEKLHSFVNGSALKRYVSIDDGTTWVLQEKIPLTSE, from the coding sequence ATGAAAAAATATTATTTTATTCTAATGTTACTGGCGTTTTTGAATTGTTATAAGTTCGAGGAAAGTCCTTTCGATTCCGTCGGAATTTTCAGTTTAATTCGGGCGTTTCTTTCCTCTTCCAAGGAAGGGTATACGAATTTTATGATGAATCGACACTCCGCGTTTCGTAAAGCGAACACGGATACGTATGTTTCTTATATCCGGAGAAACTTTGGTTATTCGGATAATCCGAAAAATCGAATCGACCTAATTGTCGCGAATGAAAATTCAACGGATATGATTCCTACCAATATTCCGATGGTTGGGAATCAGGTTGCGAGTATGATCGGATACGGTTACAATCCGGCAAATACGAATAATAAGTATTCTATTCTTTTCGAAGTCAAAAGCGCGGATACTTCGGGCGCTTCCACTTACGAATATTATTATTGGGCCGGTTTCGCGCTTCCGCAATCCGGAAACAGAATGACTTTCGCAAAAGTGTTTCCCGCAATTTCGGGAGAAAAAATCGTCGGTTTCGGTGCGTATAACGTAGGGGTTGTGGAAAAAGGGGTTTTTTGCGAACAACCGATTTCAACGAATGCCACCACTTGCTATAACGTAGACAGCGATTTTACCAATCGAATTACAATTCCGGGACCTATCTCTACTAATTGTACCTATGTCGCGCATAATAATGCGGTGGGTTGGTGTGTTGACTCGATTTCCGGAGCTAGTTATTTATTTTATGTTACGGATGGGACGGCTACGGCATTCGGAATTAATCCGGTCGCTTTAGTTGCAAACTATAAGTCGGCTCCTTTCGACACGTTTGCGGGAACGAATCATTTCGATATCCAACCGGATCTTATCCAATCGCATTATATAGAACATACAAACGATTCGATTCGAATTACTACGACTCCAGGGGATATTACTTCCTTAGGACCTCTTACCTCTCCCGGGAACTCGAATCAGCAAGTCGTCTCTGCAACCTCTCTTCTCGCAACGGATGTCATCGAATTCGTGCGTTCCTTCAACGTTGGTCCGGTTACATTTTTATCTTTTGTAGCGATTCCGAGTGCGAAGATAACTCCGTCTACTTATCTTTATAGAAGCGCGGATGTGGGAGTTTCTTGGACTCGGATCAGTCAAGAGGGTTTGGCGCTTCCAGCTCCGCAATACGACACGGATCCGGTTCCGAGTTATACTGCCGCATTGGGTGTTTTTGGGACAAATTCAGGGACGGAGAAGCTACATTCATTTGTCAATGGATCGGCCTTGAAACGTTATGTTTCCATAGACGACGGGACAACTTGGGTTCTTCAGGAAAAGATTCCGTTGACTTCCGAATAA
- a CDS encoding PaaI family thioesterase → MPEADTKEFAAYFQEQDLFSHKIGYQILSVSPGKSEYEIKVDDSFFNPVKIVHGGALFSAMDSSAGAAMAAWIRSSNLKYKFMATATAEIKYRKSVTKGKVRIKSEITEQKRSIIKLTSQAFDEEGSLVAELFSTWVVKLT, encoded by the coding sequence ATGCCCGAAGCGGATACGAAAGAGTTTGCGGCGTATTTTCAAGAACAAGACCTATTTTCCCATAAAATCGGTTATCAAATTCTCTCCGTTAGCCCAGGAAAAAGCGAATACGAAATCAAGGTCGACGACTCTTTTTTCAATCCGGTTAAGATCGTTCACGGAGGCGCACTTTTTTCCGCAATGGACAGTTCGGCCGGAGCTGCAATGGCAGCTTGGATTCGATCTTCCAATTTAAAATATAAGTTTATGGCAACCGCAACCGCCGAAATCAAATATCGTAAAAGCGTTACAAAAGGAAAAGTGAGGATTAAAAGCGAAATCACGGAACAAAAGCGTTCGATTATAAAATTGACTTCCCAAGCCTTCGACGAAGAAGGGAGCTTGGTCGCAGAATTATTCTCCACCTGGGTAGTTAAATTAACATAA
- the serA gene encoding phosphoglycerate dehydrogenase encodes MISFPKDKINVLLLENVHQDAFDMFKKDGFNVRLLPAAYSAKELLDEIENVHVLGIRSKTNVTPAILEKAKRLLTIGCFCIGTNQVDLSGAEKKGIPVFNAPYSNTRSVAELVISEIIMLARRVPDHIRNTHSGIWNKISKNCFEVRGKTIGIVGYGHIGSQVSVLAEAMGMKVIYYDIQMVLPLGNATPVESYQELLKNSDFITFHVPETPQTMNLYGKKEIEITKKGAYMINLSRGKVVDLEALAQAIQSGHISGAGIDVFPQEPESNNDPFLTPMQNLPNVILTPHIGGSTEEAQKNIGSEVASKLLKFVNNGSTTFSVNFPNLEITPLPSGQYRILNVHKNQPGFLKDINSMVSEIGANISSQHLGTSAEIGYLSMVIDKSVGDELKEKIEKHPFSIKTRILY; translated from the coding sequence ATGATTTCATTTCCAAAAGATAAGATCAATGTTCTCCTTCTCGAAAACGTTCATCAAGATGCGTTTGATATGTTCAAAAAGGACGGTTTTAATGTGCGTCTTCTCCCCGCGGCCTATTCGGCGAAAGAACTCTTGGATGAAATTGAAAATGTCCATGTTCTGGGAATTCGAAGTAAAACCAACGTAACTCCCGCCATTTTAGAAAAAGCCAAAAGACTTTTGACAATCGGTTGTTTTTGCATCGGAACCAACCAAGTAGATCTTTCCGGAGCGGAAAAAAAAGGAATTCCCGTATTCAATGCCCCTTATTCCAACACTCGTTCCGTCGCAGAACTCGTAATTTCCGAAATCATCATGCTCGCCAGAAGAGTTCCGGATCATATCCGAAATACTCATTCCGGAATTTGGAACAAAATATCCAAAAATTGCTTCGAAGTTCGAGGTAAAACGATCGGAATCGTAGGTTATGGTCATATCGGAAGCCAAGTCTCCGTTCTGGCAGAAGCGATGGGAATGAAGGTCATCTACTACGACATTCAAATGGTTCTTCCTCTCGGAAACGCAACTCCGGTCGAAAGTTATCAGGAACTTTTGAAGAACTCTGATTTCATCACATTCCACGTTCCGGAAACTCCTCAAACGATGAATCTCTACGGAAAAAAAGAAATCGAGATCACCAAAAAAGGTGCCTACATGATTAACCTTTCCAGAGGGAAAGTTGTAGATCTGGAGGCGCTTGCACAAGCAATCCAATCCGGCCATATTTCCGGAGCGGGAATCGACGTTTTTCCACAAGAGCCCGAATCGAACAACGATCCGTTTTTAACTCCAATGCAAAATCTGCCTAACGTGATTCTTACCCCGCACATAGGAGGCAGCACCGAAGAAGCACAAAAAAACATCGGTTCCGAAGTCGCGAGTAAACTTTTAAAATTCGTAAACAACGGTTCGACTACTTTTTCCGTAAATTTTCCGAACCTCGAAATCACACCATTGCCGTCTGGTCAGTATAGAATTCTAAACGTTCATAAAAACCAACCCGGCTTTTTAAAGGACATCAACTCCATGGTTTCGGAAATCGGCGCAAACATCAGCTCCCAGCACTTGGGGACCAGCGCGGAAATCGGCTATCTATCGATGGTGATCGACAAATCCGTTGGAGACGAACTTAAGGAAAAAATCGAAAAACATCCGTTTTCGATTAAAACTCGAATTCTTTACTGA
- a CDS encoding tetratricopeptide repeat protein produces MAEANSTPLNEAELEQIHSILQPLSKNPEISEELNPMLSVFRQKMGYGTQTLSHDEEESEEPTSEEVDSDYESPEAESPKRPPTKVFEDDDIDLDELLAEPEQTQQADNFETPPSVDSDQTDPFADFGMDSEPASTASEEQDPFSDFGLSEETSSAPDDFSFGEESTSTDEGDPFAGIEEMTGDSPDPFAGMEESSEADPFGGTDIGEDFSSVSSPVSEADPFAGMDTFTSIPESAADSSDPFDGLETQSERDEFDLSGTESAPTDSGDSFDEFMSSEPPPSGGGDDDFFSSPADSESPSDPFADFGDLGPPTGQDPFSNLASSATVSEDPFADFVPSTAEDTLSDIPADSSFESFSPDLESDVDGRDFDSGSSLGLEADLQGLANEEKQDIDKGLKDEELAIIQKEILRYPPTLRRAVIDSIVQDRLTPRDQKGLLELIKIESSPQEIADFLSGALGETISVSQKMSGFSKDGVPIISTDPVYTKEGLQRQRKVIRRTIISIAATIFLVVGGTLFYKNFIIPNQAAQYYEQGLTLIREAGAYPKNSETRKKKFFEAEESFARGENILPNHLKYLNLYGVEYTRVEEYDRAFEKLFGKVSPDFGAGREEPSSNAWDKREKVPIVTLTKGQVWDNAKLPIAGKIGSENRMVLVAQDGIQRKIMKAGAYIVMRLEKQTHDNPTYKNLGRFHSSIMPSFTEPSLGGGKYKNDQLAINFFKQVYTDGNEPYDEESTAGIAKIYYNRREFGKAASFYNKIVEIDPSSSVGQGGLLSTYIEMWKEDGNPQFVINHHRQIKNNLDIEKKLSLHVLSKLASFYTDLNKKELRIRYNINPIDQVSGMEVNDNALEILDLIYHKTEEDPVTGTEIEGSQYAEGYYQRGRYFASIKESIQARRFFEKAATLDPAHYLASTELAENAIRLANFAEADKLLNESLKRFENYKQSYGAREEDETLIQGNVGRIYFDKARIQYLSAAGIHEKDKITEFPGRKIYPFRARTSMDTVAKTRSMELKNSLDGFSKAESVQTDENEFTLIRRWRTPLPVGIQRELRYFKGWVDYMNGDFAASLNEWAGFEDEDEYNHSTLLMGKANAFFYTGQYKASLGNYLKVQDDMEEKLLNMGLPKPDDPYHQEVYQTLVAAYNNIGAVYEKQGNTAEALKHYWKAIETARKINEISEIAMSNKDLMFKKEAIGQDPLLEDWLSPTLDSVKKLARE; encoded by the coding sequence ATGGCAGAGGCGAATTCTACCCCACTGAACGAAGCTGAACTAGAACAAATTCATTCTATTCTCCAGCCTCTGTCCAAGAATCCGGAAATTTCGGAAGAACTCAATCCGATGCTTTCCGTATTTCGTCAGAAGATGGGATACGGAACTCAAACGCTCTCCCACGACGAAGAGGAATCCGAAGAACCTACCTCTGAGGAAGTAGATTCCGATTACGAATCTCCAGAAGCGGAAAGTCCGAAAAGACCTCCTACCAAAGTTTTTGAAGACGACGATATCGATTTAGATGAACTCTTAGCAGAACCGGAACAAACACAACAAGCAGACAATTTTGAAACTCCTCCTTCCGTCGATTCCGACCAAACGGACCCATTTGCAGATTTTGGAATGGACTCTGAACCTGCTTCGACAGCGTCGGAAGAACAGGATCCATTCAGTGATTTCGGGCTTTCGGAAGAAACGAGCTCGGCTCCTGATGATTTTTCATTTGGAGAAGAATCCACAAGTACGGATGAGGGAGATCCATTTGCGGGTATAGAGGAAATGACGGGAGATTCCCCAGACCCATTTGCAGGAATGGAAGAATCTTCCGAAGCGGATCCGTTTGGCGGAACCGATATTGGAGAGGATTTCTCATCCGTATCTTCTCCCGTTTCGGAAGCAGATCCATTTGCGGGTATGGACACATTCACATCCATTCCCGAATCTGCCGCAGACAGTTCCGATCCATTTGATGGACTCGAAACCCAAAGCGAAAGAGATGAGTTCGACCTTTCCGGAACAGAATCCGCCCCAACCGATAGCGGAGATTCTTTTGACGAATTTATGTCCTCGGAACCTCCTCCATCCGGCGGTGGGGACGATGATTTTTTCAGCTCTCCCGCAGACTCGGAATCTCCATCCGATCCGTTTGCCGACTTTGGCGACTTAGGTCCTCCTACAGGACAAGATCCGTTTTCGAATCTCGCCTCTTCTGCTACCGTTTCCGAAGATCCTTTCGCCGATTTTGTTCCTTCCACAGCAGAAGACACGTTATCCGACATACCAGCGGACTCTTCCTTCGAATCCTTCAGTCCCGACTTAGAGTCTGATGTGGATGGTAGAGATTTCGATTCCGGAAGTTCTTTAGGCCTAGAAGCGGATCTGCAAGGACTCGCAAACGAAGAAAAACAGGATATCGATAAAGGGCTCAAAGACGAAGAACTCGCAATCATACAAAAAGAAATTCTCAGATACCCGCCTACTTTACGTCGTGCGGTGATTGATTCAATCGTTCAAGATCGGCTAACGCCTAGAGATCAAAAAGGGCTCTTAGAATTAATCAAGATCGAAAGTTCCCCCCAGGAAATCGCAGACTTCCTCTCCGGAGCCTTAGGGGAAACTATCTCCGTCTCTCAAAAAATGAGCGGATTCTCCAAAGACGGAGTTCCTATCATTTCTACAGATCCTGTTTATACCAAAGAAGGTCTACAAAGACAAAGAAAGGTAATCCGCAGGACGATCATTTCAATCGCGGCTACGATCTTTCTCGTAGTAGGCGGAACTTTATTTTACAAAAACTTCATCATTCCAAATCAAGCGGCTCAGTATTACGAACAAGGCCTCACTCTGATTCGCGAGGCGGGAGCTTATCCGAAAAACAGCGAGACCCGAAAGAAAAAATTCTTCGAAGCGGAAGAATCTTTCGCCAGGGGAGAAAATATTCTACCGAACCATCTCAAATATTTGAATCTCTACGGCGTGGAATACACAAGAGTTGAGGAATACGACAGAGCCTTTGAAAAATTATTTGGTAAGGTAAGTCCCGATTTCGGCGCCGGAAGAGAAGAACCTTCTTCCAACGCTTGGGACAAACGCGAAAAAGTTCCTATCGTCACCCTTACCAAAGGCCAAGTCTGGGATAACGCAAAACTTCCGATCGCAGGAAAGATCGGAAGCGAAAATCGTATGGTGCTCGTCGCTCAAGACGGAATTCAAAGAAAGATCATGAAAGCCGGCGCGTATATCGTGATGCGTTTGGAAAAACAAACACACGACAATCCAACGTATAAGAATTTAGGAAGATTCCATTCTTCCATTATGCCTTCTTTTACCGAGCCTTCTCTCGGGGGCGGAAAATATAAAAACGATCAGCTCGCGATTAACTTTTTCAAACAGGTATATACCGACGGAAACGAACCCTACGATGAGGAGTCCACCGCCGGAATCGCAAAAATTTATTACAACCGAAGGGAGTTCGGCAAAGCCGCGTCGTTTTACAATAAGATCGTGGAGATCGATCCTTCGAGTTCCGTTGGACAAGGCGGCCTACTTTCCACTTACATCGAAATGTGGAAGGAAGACGGAAATCCTCAGTTCGTGATCAATCACCACAGACAGATCAAGAACAACCTGGATATAGAAAAGAAACTCTCTCTTCACGTTCTTTCCAAGCTTGCCTCCTTCTACACCGATCTGAATAAAAAAGAATTAAGAATTCGTTATAATATCAATCCTATCGATCAGGTTTCAGGAATGGAAGTCAACGACAACGCTCTTGAAATTTTGGATCTCATCTATCATAAAACGGAAGAAGATCCCGTAACCGGAACGGAAATAGAAGGCTCCCAATATGCGGAAGGCTACTATCAAAGAGGGAGATATTTCGCTTCCATCAAGGAATCCATCCAAGCCAGAAGATTTTTCGAAAAAGCCGCGACACTCGATCCCGCTCATTATCTCGCTTCCACGGAACTCGCTGAAAACGCGATTCGTCTCGCGAACTTCGCAGAAGCAGATAAATTGTTAAACGAATCCCTCAAACGTTTTGAGAATTACAAACAAAGCTACGGAGCAAGAGAAGAGGACGAAACACTGATCCAAGGAAACGTGGGGCGCATCTATTTCGATAAGGCGAGAATCCAATATTTATCCGCGGCAGGGATTCATGAAAAAGATAAGATTACCGAATTTCCGGGACGTAAAATTTATCCGTTCCGCGCAAGAACCTCGATGGATACGGTCGCAAAAACAAGATCCATGGAACTCAAAAATTCTCTGGACGGATTTTCCAAAGCGGAATCAGTTCAAACCGACGAAAACGAATTCACCCTCATTCGCAGATGGAGAACTCCCCTTCCCGTAGGAATTCAAAGAGAACTTCGCTACTTCAAAGGTTGGGTGGATTACATGAACGGAGACTTTGCCGCTTCCCTCAACGAATGGGCCGGTTTTGAAGACGAGGACGAGTACAACCATTCCACCTTACTCATGGGTAAAGCGAACGCTTTCTTTTATACAGGCCAATACAAGGCGAGTCTTGGAAACTATCTCAAAGTTCAAGACGACATGGAAGAAAAATTGTTGAATATGGGCCTCCCCAAACCGGATGATCCATATCACCAGGAAGTCTATCAGACGTTAGTCGCCGCTTACAACAACATCGGCGCGGTCTATGAAAAACAGGGAAACACTGCCGAAGCTCTGAAACACTATTGGAAGGCGATCGAAACCGCAAGAAAAATCAACGAGATTTCGGAAATCGCAATGTCGAACAAGGACCTCATGTTCAAAAAAGAAGCCATCGGTCAAGACCCTCTTCTGGAAGACTGGCTCTCTCCCACTTTAGACAGCGTTAAAAAGTTGGCGAGAGAATGA
- a CDS encoding carbohydrate-binding protein, which yields MLFRKLIELLSRMKSIPVIKILLILLLTISVAIGADEDTGNWIGSFSSEDYEDFLEPVEKEKIYYYWQMEKLKKAVAPRYIRYIDSALSLETGKLLNRGILFTFEGIENEEVSVCGNFSLWRCIPLKKNSHGVFYIVHNPESRDTIREELKILEYKFRVDGLFTHDPSNPDSAEDGNGSLVSRLIAIPSGPDKLATTRILEDSPYEELEYRTVEFRIYAPDAEMITLVGDFNHWDPEEDVLKKDNEVFTLIKKMKPGNYLYNFVQDGKIILDTFNQNTRLREDTGEISSYLTVPERAYALEIK from the coding sequence ATGCTTTTTCGGAAATTGATCGAACTTTTATCCAGAATGAAATCGATTCCTGTAATTAAAATTTTATTAATACTACTTTTGACGATAAGCGTTGCAATTGGTGCCGACGAAGATACGGGAAATTGGATCGGATCTTTTTCATCGGAAGACTACGAAGACTTTTTGGAACCTGTGGAAAAGGAGAAGATTTATTATTACTGGCAGATGGAAAAACTGAAAAAGGCCGTGGCTCCTAGATACATTCGTTACATCGATTCTGCCTTATCTTTGGAGACTGGAAAGCTTCTCAATCGTGGAATTTTGTTCACCTTTGAAGGAATCGAAAACGAGGAGGTTTCCGTATGCGGAAATTTTTCTCTTTGGAGATGTATTCCTTTGAAAAAGAACAGTCACGGAGTTTTTTACATCGTACATAATCCGGAAAGTAGGGATACGATTCGAGAGGAACTTAAAATACTGGAATATAAGTTTAGAGTGGACGGTTTATTCACTCATGATCCGTCTAACCCGGATTCGGCGGAAGACGGCAATGGTTCCTTGGTTTCTAGATTGATCGCAATTCCTTCCGGGCCGGATAAACTCGCGACCACTCGAATTTTGGAAGATTCCCCCTATGAGGAATTGGAATATAGAACCGTCGAGTTTAGAATTTACGCTCCAGACGCAGAGATGATCACGCTCGTTGGAGATTTCAATCATTGGGATCCGGAAGAGGACGTATTAAAAAAAGATAATGAAGTTTTTACTCTTATCAAAAAGATGAAGCCCGGAAATTATCTCTATAATTTTGTTCAAGATGGAAAGATCATTTTGGATACCTTCAATCAGAACACAAGGCTTCGGGAAGATACGGGAGAAATTTCTTCTTATTTGACGGTTCCCGAACGTGCTTACGCTTTGGAGATAAAATAG
- the trxB gene encoding thioredoxin-disulfide reductase — MAHKIVIIGSGPAGHTAAIYAARANLNPVMYEGFMAGGIAAGGQLTTTTEVENFPGFPNGIDGTQLTQLFREQSVKYGTKILTQTITKVDFSSKPFQLWSDEELIEAETVIIATGATAKRMHVIGEDTYWQRGISACAVCDGALPIYRNKELAVVGGGDSAVEEASHLTKFASKVYLVHRRASLRASKIMQKRATTHPKIEIIWNSQVKEAKGDGKNLTALTLEDTTNGQKKELSVGGLFYAIGHKPNTDIFKGILDLDESGYIKTVPGSTKTSIEGVFAAGDVQDKIYRQAVSAAGSGCMAALDAERWLESRER, encoded by the coding sequence ATGGCCCACAAAATTGTCATCATAGGTTCCGGACCGGCCGGGCATACTGCCGCGATTTATGCCGCCAGAGCAAACTTAAATCCGGTGATGTATGAAGGATTTATGGCGGGCGGAATTGCCGCAGGCGGTCAGCTTACAACCACTACCGAAGTCGAAAACTTTCCCGGTTTTCCGAATGGAATCGACGGCACCCAATTGACCCAACTCTTCCGAGAACAATCCGTCAAATACGGAACCAAAATCCTGACACAAACCATCACTAAAGTAGATTTTTCCTCCAAGCCGTTCCAACTCTGGTCGGACGAAGAATTGATTGAAGCCGAAACGGTAATCATAGCGACCGGAGCCACCGCAAAAAGAATGCATGTAATCGGCGAAGACACCTACTGGCAAAGAGGGATCTCCGCCTGTGCGGTTTGCGACGGAGCCCTTCCGATTTATAGAAACAAAGAACTGGCCGTCGTAGGCGGCGGAGATTCGGCAGTAGAAGAAGCCTCTCATTTGACGAAATTTGCCTCTAAGGTATATTTGGTTCACAGGAGAGCCTCTCTTCGCGCATCCAAAATTATGCAAAAAAGAGCGACCACTCATCCCAAAATCGAAATCATCTGGAACTCACAAGTCAAGGAAGCAAAAGGAGATGGAAAAAATCTCACCGCTTTGACTTTGGAAGACACGACGAACGGTCAAAAAAAAGAACTTTCGGTCGGAGGACTTTTTTACGCAATTGGCCACAAACCGAATACGGATATTTTCAAAGGAATTTTAGATCTGGATGAAAGTGGCTATATCAAAACCGTACCCGGTTCCACTAAAACGAGTATCGAAGGAGTTTTTGCCGCAGGGGACGTTCAGGATAAAATCTATCGCCAAGCGGTCTCCGCCGCGGGCTCCGGTTGTATGGCCGCACTCGATGCGGAACGTTGGCTCGAGTCCAGAGAAAGATAA